From the genome of Geminocystis herdmanii PCC 6308, one region includes:
- a CDS encoding DUF4340 domain-containing protein, translating to MKLNRTTISLVILALGLTSFVYFSEIKDQGFDISSKIDRVEETREKIFPFDSKDIKSITINLDNQNISFEKTEKDTWEMIQPEKLTASDASMSFLVNLFNQAENTVEIPFTEDKKEEYGLTTSNYKIQWTLKNGDEYQMILGKSNFNDTQIYAEVIFPDSVEMKQNIFLVSKSFQYAIERDFEEWKMN from the coding sequence ATGAAACTTAATCGAACGACTATATCACTGGTAATTTTAGCATTAGGTTTAACTAGCTTTGTTTATTTTAGCGAAATCAAAGATCAAGGATTCGATATTAGCTCAAAAATCGATCGAGTGGAAGAAACCAGAGAAAAAATTTTCCCCTTTGATAGTAAAGACATCAAGAGTATAACCATTAACCTCGATAATCAGAATATTAGTTTTGAGAAAACAGAAAAAGATACTTGGGAAATGATACAACCCGAAAAATTAACCGCTAGTGATGCGTCTATGTCTTTTTTGGTGAATTTATTTAATCAAGCCGAAAATACCGTAGAGATTCCTTTTACAGAAGACAAAAAAGAAGAATATGGTTTGACTACATCAAATTATAAAATTCAATGGACATTAAAAAATGGTGACGAATATCAAATGATTTTAGGAAAATCCAATTTTAACGATACTCAAATTTATGCGGAGGTGATTTTTCCTGATTCTGTAGAGATGAAACAAAATATTTTTTTAGTGTCTAAAAGTTTTCAATATGCCATTGAGAGAGATTTTGAAGAATGGAAAATGAATTAA
- the nblS gene encoding two-component system sensor histidine kinase NblS produces MQVFKEIIARWWSEFTLQTKLMAIATLVVSLVMSSLTFWAVNSIQQEAQMNDTRFGRDLGLLLASNVTPLIAEDKLTEVARFSGRFFNSTSSVRYIIYANEEGHIFFGIPFTENEVKNSLTIQRKLELPEDYNPKAKIPVVRQHLTPNGKVTDVFVPLSDHNHYLGVLAIGINPNPTVVASSNLTRDVTIAVFISIWAMVILGGVFNALTITQPIKELLLGVKNIAAGNFKQRIDLPLGGELGELILSFNDMAEILEKYEEQNIEELTAEKAKLETLVSTIADGAILLDSQLKLILVNPAARRMFNWENTHIIGENLLEYLPLEVTQQLKTPLNNISHEDHHEVEKDHQNILPTRGEFTITLTSPNQHIFRILLTQVLDQNRENIKGIVMTVQDITKEAELNEAKSQFISNVSHELRTPLFNIKSFIETLFEYGDDLTEAEKLEFLQTANNETDRLSRLVNDVLDLSRLESSRSYEFSPLDLAQPIEQTLRTYQLNAKDKNIQLIHEITPELPPILGHYDLLLQVLINLVGNALKFTLEGGKVTVKAHPVQANPENPEEFSHVRVEICDTGIGIAPEDQEAIFDRFFRVENRVHTLEGTGLGLSIVKNITEKHNSRIHLNSEVGVGTTFWFDLPIYSQ; encoded by the coding sequence GTGCAAGTATTTAAAGAAATTATCGCGCGTTGGTGGTCAGAATTTACTCTCCAAACAAAATTAATGGCGATCGCTACCTTGGTAGTATCGTTGGTTATGAGTAGTTTGACATTTTGGGCTGTCAATTCCATTCAACAGGAAGCTCAAATGAATGATACTCGTTTCGGTAGAGATTTAGGATTATTGTTAGCTAGTAACGTTACTCCTTTGATTGCCGAAGATAAATTAACGGAAGTTGCCAGATTTTCAGGACGTTTTTTTAATAGCACATCCAGCGTGAGATATATTATCTATGCTAACGAAGAAGGACATATTTTTTTCGGTATTCCTTTTACGGAAAATGAAGTAAAAAACTCATTGACGATTCAGCGTAAATTAGAGTTACCCGAAGATTATAACCCCAAGGCAAAAATTCCTGTTGTCAGACAACATTTAACTCCTAACGGCAAAGTCACCGATGTATTTGTACCCTTATCGGATCATAATCATTATTTAGGGGTATTGGCTATTGGTATTAATCCGAATCCTACTGTTGTCGCTTCTTCTAACCTTACTAGAGATGTCACCATTGCGGTATTTATCTCTATTTGGGCAATGGTTATTTTAGGAGGGGTATTCAACGCCTTAACTATTACTCAACCCATCAAAGAATTACTGTTAGGGGTGAAAAATATCGCCGCTGGAAATTTTAAACAAAGAATTGATTTACCCCTTGGGGGAGAATTGGGAGAGTTGATATTAAGTTTTAATGACATGGCAGAAATTTTAGAGAAATATGAAGAACAAAATATCGAAGAATTAACCGCCGAAAAAGCCAAATTAGAAACCCTTGTTTCCACTATTGCTGATGGAGCAATTTTACTAGATTCTCAACTAAAATTAATCTTAGTAAATCCTGCGGCTAGAAGAATGTTTAATTGGGAAAATACCCATATTATTGGGGAAAATTTATTAGAATATTTACCGTTAGAAGTTACGCAACAATTGAAGACTCCTTTAAATAATATTTCCCATGAAGATCATCACGAAGTCGAAAAAGATCATCAAAATATTTTACCTACTAGGGGAGAATTTACCATAACTTTAACTTCTCCTAATCAACATATTTTTAGAATTTTACTCACTCAAGTATTAGATCAAAATAGGGAAAACATCAAAGGAATTGTCATGACTGTACAAGATATAACGAAAGAGGCGGAATTAAATGAGGCTAAAAGTCAATTTATTAGTAATGTTTCCCATGAATTAAGAACTCCTTTATTTAATATAAAATCTTTTATAGAAACTCTTTTTGAATATGGGGACGACTTAACGGAAGCTGAAAAATTAGAGTTTTTACAAACTGCTAATAATGAGACCGATCGACTTAGCCGTTTAGTTAATGATGTGTTAGACTTATCTCGTTTAGAGTCTAGTAGAAGTTATGAATTTAGTCCTTTAGATTTAGCACAACCCATTGAACAAACTTTAAGAACTTATCAATTAAATGCTAAGGATAAAAACATCCAATTAATCCACGAAATAACTCCCGAATTACCTCCTATTTTGGGACATTATGATTTACTTTTACAGGTGTTAATTAATTTAGTGGGCAATGCTCTAAAATTCACTTTAGAAGGGGGGAAAGTCACCGTTAAAGCCCATCCTGTACAGGCTAACCCCGAAAACCCCGAAGAATTTTCCCATGTGAGGGTAGAAATATGTGATACAGGAATTGGTATTGCACCCGAAGACCAAGAGGCTATATTCGATCGATTTTTCCGAGTCGAAAATAGAGTCCATACTTTAGAAGGTACGGGATTAGGACTTTCGATCGTCAAGAATATTACAGAAAAGCACAACAGTCGTATTCACTTAAACAGTGAAGTGGGAGTGGGTACAACATTTTGGTTTGATTTACCAATCTATAGTCAATAG
- a CDS encoding DUF2256 domain-containing protein: protein MTKQRKKSDFPTKICLVCGLPFTWRKKWSKCWDDVKYCSEKCRKNKISKSL from the coding sequence ATGACAAAACAAAGAAAAAAATCTGATTTTCCTACTAAAATATGTCTTGTTTGTGGACTTCCTTTTACATGGCGAAAAAAATGGTCAAAATGTTGGGATGATGTTAAATATTGTTCTGAAAAATGCCGTAAAAATAAAATCTCTAAGTCGCTTTAG
- a CDS encoding DUF3285 domain-containing protein translates to MTNPESITNDTPETETKDSYVKLAMRNMVKKKGLSLKHFFLTTVGLLGFLVGISYLTR, encoded by the coding sequence ATGACTAATCCTGAATCTATTACCAATGATACCCCAGAAACCGAAACTAAAGATAGCTATGTCAAGTTAGCTATGCGCAATATGGTGAAAAAAAAGGGATTATCTTTAAAACACTTTTTCTTAACTACCGTGGGATTATTAGGGTTTTTAGTGGGAATTTCCTATTTAACTCGATAA
- the ctpC gene encoding carboxyl-terminal processing protease CtpC → MNITKRGLILGTTALAVSSVAITGFGLRFSQSQAFFKDSPKELVDEVWQVINGRYVDATFNGEDWREVRKEYLGKEYSDKEQAYEAIREMLKKLNDPYTRFMNPEEFKTMQIDTSGELTGIGIQITKEEETNNIIVISPIEDTPAFSAGIISKDIIRKIDGKTTEGMELNDAVSMIRGTPGSSVDLVIEREGEMMNFTITRAKIEIHPVRARVEQSPDIGKFDYIRLVQFSSNAAAEMKQAILEGEKNNVAGYILDLRSNPGGLLYSSVEIARMFIDEGRIVTTVDRVGEVDAHSANGTALTNKPVVVLVDGGSASASEILSGALQDHKRGIVVGTQTFGKGLVQSVRGLGDGSGMAVTIAKYLTPDGRDINKQGITPDIVYEMSDEEKEVLIQDRLKIGTIDDAQFKKALEILSQQIAQKPN, encoded by the coding sequence ATGAATATCACTAAACGTGGACTAATTCTGGGTACAACTGCCTTAGCCGTTTCTAGTGTGGCGATCACAGGTTTTGGGCTTCGATTTTCCCAAAGTCAGGCTTTTTTTAAAGATAGCCCCAAAGAATTAGTAGATGAAGTATGGCAAGTTATTAATGGTAGATATGTTGATGCGACTTTTAACGGAGAAGATTGGCGAGAAGTTAGAAAAGAGTATCTAGGGAAGGAATACAGCGATAAGGAACAAGCCTACGAAGCGATTCGAGAAATGCTCAAAAAGCTCAATGATCCTTATACACGCTTTATGAATCCTGAAGAATTTAAAACCATGCAAATTGATACTTCAGGGGAATTAACTGGGATTGGTATTCAAATTACGAAGGAAGAAGAAACAAATAATATTATTGTAATTTCTCCTATTGAAGATACTCCTGCTTTTTCGGCAGGTATTATTTCTAAGGATATTATTCGTAAAATTGATGGTAAAACTACGGAAGGAATGGAGTTAAATGATGCGGTATCGATGATCAGAGGGACTCCCGGTAGTAGCGTTGATTTAGTCATCGAACGAGAAGGGGAAATGATGAATTTTACGATTACCAGAGCTAAAATCGAAATACATCCTGTCAGAGCAAGAGTTGAACAGAGTCCAGATATAGGTAAATTTGACTATATTCGCTTAGTGCAATTTAGTAGTAATGCTGCCGCTGAGATGAAACAGGCAATTTTAGAAGGTGAAAAAAATAATGTTGCAGGTTATATCCTCGATTTACGATCGAACCCAGGGGGGTTGTTATACTCTAGTGTAGAAATTGCCAGAATGTTTATTGATGAAGGTCGAATTGTTACGACTGTCGATCGAGTGGGAGAAGTAGATGCCCATAGTGCCAATGGTACTGCTTTAACGAATAAACCCGTGGTGGTTTTAGTTGATGGTGGTTCTGCTAGTGCTAGTGAGATTCTTTCTGGTGCATTACAAGATCATAAACGAGGTATTGTCGTAGGAACTCAAACCTTTGGAAAAGGCTTAGTGCAATCGGTGCGAGGTTTAGGGGATGGCTCTGGTATGGCAGTTACGATCGCCAAATACTTAACTCCCGATGGCAGAGATATTAATAAACAAGGTATCACTCCTGATATAGTTTATGAAATGAGCGATGAAGAAAAAGAAGTTTTAATCCAAGATCGTCTTAAAATAGGTACGATCGACGATGCACAGTTTAAAAAAGCCTTAGAAATTTTATCTCAACAAATAGCTCAAAAACCCAATTAA
- a CDS encoding transglycosylase domain-containing protein → MVTFASVKELRHNRIFWYGFAMAFTINFGFLAFLIGKWLELDRTLPDNVANVVNYDRPNTLIIKAKDDTILAQFGDGAFDRKKITEIPKKLQQAFIAIEDSRYYQHKGVDIQGIARASVINFQSGEVKEGGSTITQQLARIVYLTQDRSIERKLKEVIIAQRIDNQLSKEEILQTYLNLVYLGSGAYGVADAAHRYFSKSLDELTLPEIATIAGITPAPSLYSPLENPEVATTRRNMVLTRMAQQGYITPEEAQSAIETPLKIKSSPLKRQIRKAPYFVEYIQKEMGKYVSRDKLAQGGIIINTTLNPQWQEAGEEVVEKAVNRYGKWQKFTQGALVAIDPRSGEIRTMVGGVDFANNQFNRVTQAQRQPGSTFKTFVYAAAIAGGMSPTKNYLDAPYVVDGYEPKNYGDSYRGDVSISEALTSSLNVVAIKTLIDVGWNPVIKIAQKMGIESNLQPTYSLALGAWEVNLLELTSGYATLANQGQHLQAHGITSIVNGNGEILYEAKLNPQTALDKNSANITTWMLQRVVQSGTGIPAQIGRPVAGKTGTSDKARDLWFIGYIPQLATGIWVGNDNNKETWGSSAVTAQMWRNFMLKATDKMPIENFGHPPGRLALDKATIKLEPLKPRQSYHKTTLVQQSPEELPQENTRRRRRRRRNNPI, encoded by the coding sequence ATGGTAACATTCGCATCTGTTAAAGAATTGCGTCACAATCGTATATTTTGGTATGGTTTTGCGATGGCTTTTACCATTAACTTCGGTTTCCTTGCTTTTTTAATCGGTAAATGGCTTGAACTCGATCGAACTTTACCTGATAATGTCGCTAATGTGGTTAACTACGATCGACCTAATACCCTGATTATTAAAGCCAAAGATGACACCATTCTTGCACAATTTGGTGATGGAGCTTTCGATCGAAAAAAAATTACAGAAATACCAAAAAAATTACAACAGGCGTTTATTGCCATTGAAGATAGTCGATATTATCAACATAAAGGAGTCGATATACAAGGTATCGCGCGTGCTAGTGTCATCAACTTTCAATCAGGAGAAGTGAAGGAAGGAGGAAGTACTATTACTCAACAACTGGCGAGAATTGTGTATTTAACTCAAGATCGTAGTATAGAAAGAAAGCTAAAAGAAGTTATCATTGCGCAAAGAATCGATAATCAACTAAGCAAGGAAGAAATATTACAAACCTATCTTAATTTAGTGTATCTCGGTTCGGGCGCTTATGGAGTTGCCGATGCCGCCCATCGTTACTTTAGCAAATCTTTAGATGAACTTACCCTCCCTGAAATTGCTACCATTGCAGGAATTACCCCAGCGCCAAGTCTTTATTCTCCCCTCGAAAACCCCGAAGTGGCTACCACTCGCCGAAATATGGTGTTAACTCGTATGGCACAACAGGGGTATATTACTCCAGAAGAAGCCCAAAGTGCCATCGAAACCCCCTTAAAAATCAAATCTAGCCCCTTAAAACGACAAATTCGCAAAGCACCCTATTTTGTCGAATACATACAAAAAGAAATGGGGAAATATGTCAGTCGAGATAAACTAGCCCAAGGAGGCATTATCATTAACACCACCCTTAACCCTCAATGGCAGGAAGCAGGAGAAGAAGTAGTAGAAAAAGCCGTAAATCGTTATGGTAAATGGCAAAAATTCACCCAAGGCGCATTAGTAGCGATCGATCCTCGATCGGGAGAAATCCGTACAATGGTAGGAGGGGTTGACTTTGCCAATAATCAATTTAATCGAGTTACCCAAGCACAACGACAACCAGGCTCAACTTTTAAAACCTTTGTCTATGCAGCCGCCATCGCTGGAGGAATGTCACCCACCAAAAACTATTTAGATGCTCCCTATGTAGTAGATGGATATGAGCCAAAAAACTACGGTGACAGCTATCGAGGAGACGTATCAATTTCCGAAGCCCTAACATCATCCTTAAACGTAGTTGCTATCAAAACCTTGATTGATGTTGGTTGGAATCCTGTTATTAAAATAGCTCAAAAAATGGGTATAGAATCGAACTTACAGCCTACCTACTCCTTGGCGTTGGGTGCGTGGGAAGTTAATCTTTTAGAATTAACCAGTGGTTATGCTACATTAGCAAATCAAGGACAACATTTACAAGCTCATGGTATCACCAGCATCGTTAATGGTAATGGGGAAATTCTCTATGAAGCGAAACTCAATCCTCAAACTGCTTTAGACAAAAATAGTGCAAATATCACAACATGGATGTTGCAAAGAGTTGTTCAATCAGGTACAGGAATCCCCGCCCAAATTGGGCGCCCCGTGGCAGGAAAAACAGGCACATCCGACAAGGCAAGAGATTTATGGTTTATTGGTTATATCCCCCAACTAGCTACAGGAATATGGGTTGGCAATGATAATAATAAAGAAACTTGGGGAAGTAGTGCTGTAACGGCGCAAATGTGGCGTAATTTTATGTTAAAAGCTACGGATAAAATGCCTATTGAGAATTTTGGACATCCTCCGGGTAGGTTAGCCTTAGATAAAGCTACCATCAAATTAGAACCCCTTAAACCCAGACAAAGTTATCATAAAACGACTCTTGTTCAACAATCTCCTGAAGAATTACCCCAAGAAAATACTCGCCGTCGTCGCCGTCGTCGTCGAAACAATCCCATTTAG
- a CDS encoding DUF697 domain-containing protein: MTISIKKPILVVGVSLSFLLWIGENLKNTFDEVGNVTLFALILMGSIWLFWQRKKTPLIIPNFSLSSVSRIDFDKKNQQIKNLLDTLVKESSEDLGNIFQDKFNSSLSSIEQSITKKYLDLTIINHNKIISSSIVNNLQQKFVDDIKWFSETNFLNYDQNIAINQNNNNQKSNSLTLNNLKNLSLKSDLVLFVIQGDITESEKQIITQINKNQRILVLFNDIDYPLAEEKTLIFTNIKNKLKEIINSEFIIAISTQSKKVKVKKYLDEVNYQEWEEVTQGEYNNLLNTLKITVEKEKDNLILATAYRNSIELEKAIKKELNLIRKEKALPLLEKYQIVAATATFANPVSSLDLLATAAINTQMIVDLSSIYQQSLSLNQAKEISIELAKLMVKLGMVEISSQAITAILKTNAITYVAGGIIQGISAAYLTRLCGLSLIEYYEIAELNNNQSINLKIIKEKLQLIFQQTKDNNFLTKFVTKITKNEQLSFN; the protein is encoded by the coding sequence ATGACTATCTCAATCAAAAAACCCATTTTAGTAGTCGGTGTTAGCCTTTCTTTTTTATTATGGATAGGAGAGAATTTAAAAAATACCTTTGATGAGGTAGGAAATGTTACTCTTTTCGCTTTAATTTTAATGGGGAGTATTTGGTTGTTTTGGCAAAGGAAAAAAACGCCCTTAATTATCCCTAATTTTTCATTATCTTCAGTGAGTAGAATTGACTTTGATAAAAAAAATCAGCAAATTAAAAATTTATTAGATACTTTAGTTAAAGAATCTTCTGAGGATTTAGGTAATATTTTTCAAGATAAATTTAATTCTAGTTTAAGTTCGATCGAGCAAAGCATAACAAAAAAATACTTAGATTTAACGATAATTAATCATAACAAAATTATTTCTAGTTCTATAGTTAATAATTTACAACAAAAATTTGTTGATGATATTAAATGGTTTAGTGAAACTAACTTTTTAAATTATGATCAAAATATAGCTATTAATCAAAATAATAATAATCAAAAATCTAATTCATTAACTCTAAATAATCTTAAAAATTTATCTTTAAAATCTGACTTAGTTTTATTTGTTATTCAGGGAGATATAACAGAATCTGAAAAACAAATTATTACTCAAATTAACAAGAATCAAAGAATTTTAGTCTTATTCAATGACATAGATTATCCCTTGGCGGAAGAAAAAACTCTCATTTTTACTAATATCAAAAACAAGTTAAAAGAGATTATTAATTCAGAATTTATTATCGCAATCTCAACTCAAAGTAAAAAAGTTAAGGTGAAAAAATACCTCGATGAAGTTAACTATCAAGAATGGGAAGAAGTGACTCAAGGAGAATATAATAACTTATTAAATACCTTAAAAATCACTGTTGAAAAAGAGAAAGATAATCTTATTTTAGCTACTGCTTATCGTAACTCGATCGAGCTAGAAAAAGCCATCAAAAAAGAATTAAATCTTATCAGAAAAGAAAAGGCTTTACCCTTATTAGAAAAATATCAAATAGTGGCCGCTACCGCAACTTTTGCCAATCCCGTTTCTAGCTTAGACTTATTAGCAACGGCGGCGATTAATACTCAAATGATTGTGGATTTAAGCAGTATTTATCAACAGTCATTATCTTTAAATCAAGCCAAAGAAATCTCGATCGAACTTGCAAAATTAATGGTAAAATTAGGCATGGTAGAAATATCGAGTCAAGCCATTACTGCCATTTTAAAAACGAATGCCATTACCTATGTTGCAGGGGGAATAATTCAAGGAATTAGTGCCGCTTATTTAACTCGTCTGTGTGGTTTAAGTTTAATTGAATATTATGAAATTGCCGAATTAAATAACAATCAAAGCATTAATTTAAAGATTATCAAAGAGAAATTACAGCTAATTTTTCAACAAACTAAAGATAATAATTTCCTCACTAAATTTGTCACAAAAATCACCAAAAATGAGCAATTAAGTTTTAATTAG
- a CDS encoding LON peptidase substrate-binding domain-containing protein, protein MASSSIAVRELPLFPLPEVVLFPGRPLPLHIFEFRYRMMMNTILEFDRRFGVLMIDPTNGEIAKVGCCAEIIHFERLPDDRMKVLTLGQQRFRVLEYVREKPYRVALVEWFEDNSTQHNLREKAKEVTTLLHDVVKLSAKLTDQKIELPENLPTLPRELSFWVASNLYGVAIEQQSLLEMQDTQERLQREADILETTRSNLAARTALKDAFN, encoded by the coding sequence ATGGCATCTTCTTCCATCGCAGTTAGAGAATTACCTTTGTTTCCCCTCCCTGAAGTGGTTTTATTTCCGGGGCGCCCTTTACCTTTACATATTTTTGAATTTCGTTATCGCATGATGATGAATACTATTTTAGAGTTCGATCGACGTTTTGGAGTACTAATGATCGATCCGACAAATGGAGAAATCGCCAAAGTCGGTTGTTGTGCGGAAATTATCCATTTTGAACGATTACCAGACGATCGCATGAAGGTGCTAACATTAGGACAACAAAGATTTAGAGTGTTGGAATATGTGCGAGAAAAACCCTACCGAGTTGCTTTGGTAGAATGGTTTGAGGATAACTCTACTCAACATAATTTACGGGAAAAAGCCAAAGAAGTCACAACTTTACTCCATGACGTAGTTAAGTTATCCGCTAAACTGACAGATCAAAAAATTGAATTACCTGAGAATTTGCCCACTTTACCTAGGGAATTATCTTTTTGGGTGGCTAGTAACCTTTATGGAGTTGCGATCGAACAACAATCTTTATTAGAAATGCAGGATACTCAAGAAAGACTGCAAAGAGAAGCCGATATATTAGAGACAACACGCAGTAATTTAGCCGCTCGTACCGCTTTAAAGGATGCTTTTAATTAA
- a CDS encoding STAS domain-containing protein, with protein sequence MTVSLRGTREVRNNCQIFHLLGQLDAFSEPTFQKVILGYVKETANKIILDLSQIDFIDSSGLGALVRIAKQVATVKGDLQIVSNARVTQTVKMVRLEKFLKLKNSLDEALKDIK encoded by the coding sequence CTGACGGTTAGTCTTAGAGGGACTCGTGAAGTCAGAAATAATTGCCAAATTTTCCATTTACTAGGGCAACTAGATGCTTTTTCTGAGCCTACTTTTCAAAAAGTCATCTTAGGATATGTGAAAGAAACTGCCAATAAAATCATTCTTGATTTATCCCAAATAGACTTTATTGATAGTTCAGGATTAGGCGCATTAGTGCGTATTGCCAAGCAAGTAGCCACAGTTAAAGGTGACTTACAAATTGTTAGTAATGCTAGAGTTACTCAAACCGTGAAAATGGTGAGATTAGAGAAATTTCTTAAATTGAAAAACTCTCTGGATGAGGCGTTAAAAGACATCAAATAA
- a CDS encoding Mini-ribonuclease 3 produces the protein MEITPLPSDNFPQSDSKNEVIPHWKLIFNGEISASSLQTISPTAFAYIGDAVYELYIRTHYLFPAKRISDYHHRVVEKVRAETQALYLQQLHPILTETELNWVRRGRNSVKKSPRRLSLQTYQQASGLETLLGYLYIFDRDRLHFLLSQLSI, from the coding sequence ATGGAAATAACTCCATTACCTTCTGACAACTTTCCTCAATCTGACTCTAAGAATGAGGTTATTCCCCACTGGAAATTAATTTTTAATGGCGAAATCTCTGCCTCATCCCTACAAACAATTTCCCCTACCGCTTTTGCTTATATCGGTGATGCCGTCTATGAGTTATATATTCGCACTCATTATCTGTTTCCGGCAAAACGAATCTCTGACTATCATCATCGAGTAGTAGAAAAGGTACGAGCGGAAACTCAAGCTCTTTATTTACAGCAATTACATCCCATCTTGACAGAAACAGAATTAAATTGGGTACGTCGGGGGCGAAATTCTGTGAAGAAGTCTCCCCGTCGTTTATCTTTGCAAACTTATCAACAGGCTAGTGGTTTAGAAACTTTGTTAGGATATTTGTATATTTTCGATCGAGATAGACTTCATTTTTTATTATCACAACTTAGCATTTAG
- a CDS encoding alpha/beta fold hydrolase, producing the protein MFKSLDTLWLNTNPYLLRFNLPMVKYLSRHVNIAQWEYCQTADEGTSLDIAIELLDDYISLLKKPINLIGHSTCGLLGLLYAQKYPDKVKSLVILGVGTNPALDWISYYYLLRTNFYCSKERILARVASYLFGYHNQYYQKAFMGLLEKALLYSLSPHSLYQRHDLSIEQITSPLMICGCEKDKIISGEEMRKWEKHLKPQDRLWQCDQTEHFFHYFQPTLVGQNILDFWVSQGNDSTNILPEMSKLNGAEKVF; encoded by the coding sequence ATGTTCAAAAGTTTAGATACTCTGTGGTTAAATACAAATCCTTATCTATTGCGTTTTAATTTACCTATGGTTAAATATTTGTCTCGTCATGTAAATATTGCTCAATGGGAATATTGTCAGACTGCGGATGAAGGTACGTCTCTTGATATTGCGATCGAATTGTTGGATGATTATATAAGTTTATTAAAAAAACCTATCAATTTAATTGGTCATAGTACCTGTGGATTGTTAGGATTATTATATGCTCAGAAATATCCGGATAAGGTAAAATCTTTAGTTATTTTGGGAGTAGGAACAAATCCTGCTTTAGATTGGATTAGTTATTATTATTTGTTACGCACTAATTTTTATTGTAGTAAAGAAAGAATCCTCGCACGAGTGGCATCTTATCTGTTTGGTTATCATAATCAATATTATCAAAAAGCCTTTATGGGATTATTGGAGAAAGCCTTATTATATTCTTTGTCTCCCCATAGTTTATATCAAAGACATGATTTATCGATCGAACAAATTACGTCACCCTTAATGATTTGTGGTTGTGAAAAAGATAAAATTATCTCAGGAGAGGAGATGAGGAAATGGGAAAAACATTTAAAACCTCAAGATAGATTATGGCAATGTGATCAAACTGAACACTTTTTTCATTATTTTCAACCTACTTTAGTCGGACAAAATATTCTCGATTTTTGGGTTTCTCAGGGCAACGATTCCACAAATATATTACCAGAGATGTCTAAATTAAATGGCGCTGAAAAAGTTTTTTGA